A window of the Gossypium hirsutum isolate 1008001.06 chromosome A05, Gossypium_hirsutum_v2.1, whole genome shotgun sequence genome harbors these coding sequences:
- the LOC107958133 gene encoding heat stress transcription factor B-4 — protein MALMLDNCEGILLSLDSHKSVPAPFLTKTYQLVDDPATDRIVSWGEDDTTFVVWRPPEFARDLLPNYFKHNNFSSFVRQLNTYGFRKIVPDRWEFANEFFKKGEKHLLCEIHRRKTAQPQVGINHHHHHHHPHSPLVNAPSFFPFPSRVSISPADSDEQANWCDSPPLSSPRGGTGVSVAGGGGGGGYNSSVTALSEDNERLRKSNNLLMSELAHMKKLYNDIIYFVQNHVKPVTPSNSYSPSLLLYGPPSSVAAAPVVNTTTTNSSFLQKPSNQLLGHYPNSQKPRVQVLNSPTATSQSSLTILEEPCSNSCKTKLFGVPLQSKKRLHPEYGATNMETNKARLVLEKDDLRLNLMPPTC, from the exons ATGGCTCTGATGCTTGATAACTGTGAAGGGATATTACTATCACTAGACTCCCACAAATCAGTGCCAGCTCCATTCCTCACTAAAACATACCAACTAGTCGATGATCCCGCCACTGACCGCATCGTCTCATGGGGTGAAGATGACACTACTTTCGTTGTTTGGAGACCTCCTGAGTTTGCTCGTGATCTCCTCCCTAATTACTTCAAGCACAACAACTTCTCCAGCTTTGTCAGACAGCTCAATActtat GGTTTTAGGAAGATTGTGCCAGACAGATGGGAGTTTGCCAATGAGTTCTtcaagaaaggagaaaaacaCTTGCTTTGTGAGATCCACAGAAGAAAAACTGCGCAACCACAAGTGGGGATAAaccatcatcatcaccatcaccaCCCACATTCTCCTTTGGTTAATGCCCCGAGTTTCTTTCCGTTTCCAAGCCGAGTCAGCATTTCTCCAGCAGACTCAGACGAACAAGCCAACTGGTGTGACTCACCGCCACTTTCTTCTCCAAGAGGAGGCACTGGAGTCTCAGTTGCTGGTGGCGGCGGGGGTGGAGGCTATAATAGCTCGGTCACAGCTTTATCAGAAGACAATGAGAGGCTGAGAAAAAGCAACAACTTGCTGATGTCTGAACTTGCCCATATGAAAAAGCTTTACAATGATATTATCTATTTTGTTCAAAACCATGTTAAGCCTGTCACTCCTAGCAATTCATACTCCCCTTCTTTGCTTCTTTATGGCCCTCCTTCATCCGTTGCTGCTGCTCCTGTTGTTAATACCACCACCACCAATAGTTCATTCTTGCAAAAGCCTTCCAACCAGCTTCTTGGGCACTATCCAAATAGTCAGAAGCCCCGAGTGCAAGTTTTGAACTCTCCAACGGCTACATCCCAAAGCTCCTTGACGATTCTTGAAGAACCATGCAGCAATAGTTGCAAAACAAAGCTCTTTGGTGTACCCTTACAATCAAAGAAGAGGTTGCACCCCGAGTATGGTGCAACTAACATGGAGACTAACAAAGCACGTTTGGTCTTGGAAAAAGATGATTTACGGCTGAACCTTATGCCTCCTACATGTTAG
- the LOC121229463 gene encoding transcription factor HEC2, with translation MEIDQLKSATGDEMKTMMMMMQMQMQMGKLPEFYGDYNNVVEFPHAELADHATNSSNTSNYSINGNSMPHFVENPQVGSPGPFANLPTTTISFNGSTPVQEPSFSFTPDSASAGELLLLSSGSNASSTSSQKMNSMAAMREMIFRIAAMQPIHIDPESVKPPKRRNVKISKDPQSVAARHRRERISERIRILQRLVPGGTKMDTASMLDEAIHYVKFLKTQVQSLERVATSRPAGLGFPVAMSNGSLHPMGKPYQPTQNLQEFGDAWLS, from the coding sequence ATGGAAATTGACCAGTTAAAGTCTGCAACAGGAGATGAAATGaagacgatgatgatgatgatgcagatGCAGATGCAGATGGGAAAGCTCCCTGAATTCTACGGGGACTACAACAACGTTGTTGAATTTCCTCACGCTGAGCTAGCTGATCACGCTACCAATAGTTCCAATACTAGCAATTATAGCATCAATGGCAATAGCATGCCGCATTTTGTTGAAAACCCACAGGTTGGTTCACCCGGACCATTTGCAAACCTGCCAACGACCACTATTTCATTCAATGGTTCAACGCCGGTTCAAGAACCAAGTTTCTCGTTTACCCCAGACAGTGCAAGTGCAGgggaattattattattatcatccgGTTCAAATGCTTCTTCCACCTCTTCCCAAAAGATGAATTCAATGGCCGCGATGAGGGAGATGATCTTCCGAATAGCCGCTATGCAACCGATTCATATAGACCCTGAGTCAGTGAAGCCACCAAAGAGAAGAAACGTGAAGATATCAAAGGACCCTCAAAGTGTGGCGGCACGGCACCGGAGGGAGAGGATAAGTGAGAGAATTAGGATACTTCAAAGGCTTGTCCCCGGAGGAACCAAAATGGACACTGCATCCATGTTAGATGAGGCAATTCACTATGTCAAGTTTTTGAAGACTCAGGTGCAGTCACTGGAGAGAGTTGCCACTAGCAGGCCGGCTGGGTTAGGGTTCCCTGTTGCAATGTCTAATGGGAGTTTACATCCAATGGGAAAACCATATCAACCTACTCAAAACCTTCAGGAATTTGGAGATGCTTGGCTAAGTTAG
- the LOC107958134 gene encoding probable BOI-related E3 ubiquitin-protein ligase 3 — protein sequence MTEKLVSYFSLENLQKKKKTERKKENSTLPKMAFPQQQFQQHYQPQQQQQQQSKSFRNLYAIDAQVSPPLAYYNTPNLQNSSQHPPYIPPFHVVGFAPGPVPVTDGSDGGAEMQWNNGVEPKRKKLKEQDFLENNSQISSVDFFQAQSVSTGLGLSLDNNNNNRMASSGDSALLSLIGDDIDNELQRQDAEIDRFLKVQGDRLQQSVLEKVQANQLQTISLVEEKVFQKLREKEAEVENINKKNMELEEKMEQLTMEAGAWQQRARYNENMITALKFNLQQVYAQSRDSKEGCGDSEVDDTASCCNGRAIDFQLLCKENSDKKELMACKVCAVNEACMLLLPCKHLCLCKSCESKLSFCPLCQSSKFIGMEVFM from the exons ATGACGGAAAAACTCGTCTCCTATTTCTCTCTAgagaatttacaaaaaaaaaaaaaaacagaaagaaagaaagaaaactcaaCCCTCCCAAAAATGGCGTTCCCTCAGCAGCAGTTTCAACAACACTACCAAcctcaacaacaacaacaacaacaatcaaAAAGTTTCAG GAACTTGTACGCAATCGACGCTCAGGTTTCGCCACCACTTGCTTATTACAATACGCCTAATTTACAAAATTCCTCTCAGCATCCTCCATATATCCCTCCTT ttCATGTTGTGGGGTTTGCACCGGGTCCGGTACCGGTTACAGATGGGAGTGATGGAGGAGCTGAGATGCAATGGAACAATGGGGTTGAGCCTAAAAGGAAGAAGTTAAAGGAACAAGATTTTTTGGAGAACAATTCACAAATATCTTCTGTTGACTTTTTTCAAGCACAGTCAGTCTCGACAGGGTTAGGTTTGTCACTtgacaataacaataataatcgAATGGCTTCTTCGGGTGATTCGGCTTTGTTGTCCCTCATTGGTGATGACATAGATAATGAGTTGCAACGACAAGATGCAGAGATTGATAGGTTCCTCAAAGTTCAG GGTGACCGATTACAGCAATCTGTGTTGGAGAAGGTTCAGGCTAACCAGCTCCAGACAATTTCGCTTGTGGAAGAGAAAGTTTTTCAGAAACTTCGTGAAAAAGAAGCAGAAGTGGAGAATATTAACAAAAAGAATATGGAACTTGAAGAGAAAATGGAGCAACTGACAATGGAAGCAGGTGCCTGGCAGCAGCGAGCCAGATACAATGAGAACATGATTACTGCCCTCAAGTTTAATCTTCAGCAAGTTTATGCTCAAAGTAGAGATAGTAAGGAAGGATGTGGTGATAGTGAGGTTGATGATACAGCTTCATGCTGCAATGGCCGAGCCATTGATTTCCAACTGCTCTGCAAGGAGAATAGCGACAAGAAAGAGTTGATGGCTTGTAAGGTTTGTGCAGTGAATGAAGCCTGCATGCTCTTGTTACCTTGTAAGCATCTCTGCCTGTGTAAAAGTTGTGAAAGTAAGCTTAGTTTTTGCCCCCTGTGTCAGTCATCTAAGTTTATTGGTATGGAGGTCTTTATGTAA